The Chitinophaga sp. H8 region AATTTTAAGAGTAATGTGCCCCGGGTAGACGTGAATGGGATATTAGCCAATACCGGTTCCGGCAACCTGATCATCCGGAAAAATAAAATTCATCATATTGAACATAACGTGGCCCCGGAAGCAGGTCGCAGCGGGCATGCCATAGAGATCCTGGGCAATACCGATGTGCCCATGAAGGATATCCTGATAGAAGAAAATGAGATCCACGATTGTAATACCGGCTATAGTGAAAACCTGACGATCAACGGTTATGTGGATGGTTTTATCATTCGCAAAAACAAAATTTACAATGCAGAAAACATTGCGATTGATGCTGCCGGAGGGTATGCGGCCAACGCTATACCGGCTAATAACTATGCCCGCAATGGTGTTATCAGTGAAAATGAAATCTTTAATATAGACATGACTACCGGCCCTATCGGGGCTATTCACGGGCATGGCGCTATCGGCATTTATATAGACGGCGCCCGGAATATCATTGTGGAAAGGAATAAAATATATGACTCCGACAGGGGCATTGGTATCGTCAGCGAAAATGATGCATATCCTACCAGTAACTGTATTGTTAGAAACAACCTGGTATACAACAACTGGCGTACCGGTATTTACCTGGGTGGATACCTGGGATATACTTCCGGTGGTACCCGCAACTGTTATGTGGTGAACAACACTTTATATTTTAATAACAAAACCACCGGTGCCTATGGAGAGATAGAAGGTGAGCTGCGGATGACGGAACAGTGTTTTGATAATGTGATCCGGAATAACATTGTATACGGCCGGCCGGCGGATATTTTTATGCATAAGTATACCAATTCAGGATCAGGTAATGTGATAGATGATAATCTTTATTTTACTACGGGTACCCCACAATGGATCTGGAACAGCACCAATGGAACACCGGTTACAGACCTCGCTGTATGGCGCGCTACTTCCGGCAATGATACCCGTTCTGCTAATGGAACAGATCCGTTATTTACAGATCCCGGCACATTCAATTTTCGTTTGCAGGCAGCTTCTCCGGCAAAACATACGGGCGGGGTTATTTCCGCAGCTATAAACGGGGAGGTGGATATTGCCGGCAATCCGCGCATTGTCAATAATAAGATCAGCAAAGGTGCTTATCAATAAAAAGATAACAAGTCAGCAATTGATTTTTTATAAAACCATAAAATAGTAACAATGAATCTCAAAAAATGGACGCTGGGAATAGTCGCAACAGCTGTAAGTATGATGGCCACCGCACAGGAGTATATGCTCCAGTCGCCGGATGGCAAAACAACCGTTCGTATACTCGTAAAAGACAGTATACAGTATTCGGTATTGCGGGATGGAAAAGTATTGTTACAGCCAGCAACCATTTCCCTGAGCACTTCATTTTTCAAAAGCGGGGTCTGGAAACCTTCTGGCTCCAAAAAAACTGCTGTGCAGCAAGTATTACAGCCGGTAGTACCACAGAAGAGCAGCCATATCGTGGATCATTATGCCCAGCTACAGATAGGTTTTAAGAACCAGGTAGATCTGCAGTGGCGGGCTTATAACAATGGCGTTGCCTGGCGCTGGGTAATACGCCATAAAGGTGAATATGAAGTGATCAGCGAAAAAGCAGGTTTTGCATTGCAGCCAAAAGATACTGCCTGGTATCCGGTGGAAGATGGTTTTTATTCCCATAATGAACGCCTGTACCGCCGGCTTACCGTAGATGAGTTGCGGGATAAAAACAAGCTGGGCAGTTTACCGGCATTGTTCAGTGCAGGAGATAAAAAACTGCTGATCACCGAGTCCGGACTGCTGAATTATGCAGGCATGTGGCTGGAAGGAACTGGTACTGGTAATGTAGCAGCAGTGTTCCCGCATTATCCCTCCAAGCTGGAAATTACTTCAGACCGGGATGAGGTGGTACGTAGCCGGGAGCCATACATTGCCCGCGAGAATGGTGCTGCACAATTGCCCTGGCGTATAGTCATGATTGCTGCAGAGGATAAGGAACTGCTGACCAATCAGCTGGCCTATCAACTGGCAGTACCTTCTACAGGCGATTATAGCTGGGTAAAACCAGGTAAAGCCAGCTGGGACTGGTGGAATGCCAATAACGTATACGGAGTGGATTTCCGTGCAGGAATCAATACCGCTACCTATAAGTATTATGTGGATTTTGCTGCGAAATATGGATTGGAATATATTATCCTCGATGAAGGATGGAGTGACACGCGCAACCTGTTGAAAACAATCCCGGATATCGACATGGAAGCATTGTCTGCTTATGCCGCCTCCAAAAATGTTGGTATCATTTTATGGACCAGCTGGGTGGTATTGGACCAGCAACTGGATGCTGCGCTGGACCTCTTTGCCAAATGGGGGATAAAAGGTATCAAGGTAGACTTTATGCAACGGGATGATCAGGTGATGGTGAATTATTATGAGCGGGTGGCCAAAGCAGCTGCCGCCCGAAAGATATTAGTGGATTTTCATGGAGCATATAAACCAGCCGGACTGCAACGTACTTATCCCAACGTGCTTTCTTTTGAAGGAGTATATGGTATGGAGCAAAATAAGGTAGATCAGACCAAATCGATTGCACCGCCACATAATGTCACTTTCCCATTTATCCGGATGGCAGCAGGACCGGTGGATTTTACACCCGGCGCTATGCTGAATGCACAACCTGGCGACTGGGCACCACATTGGTCCAGCCCCATGAGTATCGGCACCCGCTGTCATCAGCTGGCAATGTTTGTAATTTATGAAAGCCCGCTGCAAATGCTGGCAGATAATCCCGTGCATTATTATAAAGAGCCGGAATGTATGGAATTCCTGCAGCATGTACCGGCTGTATGGGATACCACCATTGCCTTGCAGGCGCAGCTGGGAGAATATATACTTACCGCCCGTAAAGCACTGAACGGCGACTGGTATGTGGGTGGGATGACAGGTACTGCTGCCCGTACGCTTACATTGGATTGCTCCTTCCTGGGAGAAGGAGCGTATGAGCTGCATATCTGGAAAGATGGTATCAATGCTGACAGAAATGCGCAGGATTTTAAAGTAGAACAGCTGACAATAAATAAAAATTCAAAAATACCAGTAGCCATGACAACCGGTGGTGGCTGGGCTGCACGGATCATTAAACGGTAATCCGGGGCTACTTTTTATCAACGGATTGCTAAAAAGCGCAGGAATGATTTGTTTGCCACGAGATATTTGTATACCTTTGCGATCTCATTGCGAGGTAGAGCAGAGGTAGCTCGTCGGGCTCATAACCCGAAGGTCAGTGGTTCGAATCCGCTCCTCGCTACAGAAAAATTAGAAAAGGCTGCTCATTGGAGTGGCCTTTTTTAATTTACAACATGTTATTCGTTGTAATCCGAGAGGATTAGATAACTGACTTCCCTTTATGATACTTAACGAAATCTTCAAGAGCCAGTGATTTCTCCAGAAAATTTTTTCTGTGCATAAACCTCTTATGGTTTTGGGATAGTACAGGACAGTTTATTCAGCAATTTTTAACATTTTTAATCAAATTCTTCGTTCCTCCCTAAAATGAATATGCCACAAGAAGATACTGTTCTCCTGGAGATGCTCCAATATGGTAATGCCAAAAGCGCATATGAGCAAATATTTAAAAAATATTACAAGCTTCTTTGCGCCAAAGCCTGCTACATGCTGGGGAATATGGCAGAAGCGGAGGATCTTGTGCAGGAATTGTTGGGAAACATATGGGAAAAGCAGTTGTATCACAATATTAATATCTCACTTAGCGCCTATTTATACAGGGCAGTAAAAAATAGATGCCTTGATTTTATTGAAAAAAAGAAAAATCAACATAAGCAGATGAATGAGTACAGGGTAGAACTGGAGCCGGAATTGATTCAGGCCGCGCTGCTGCCTACTATTGGAGAAGAGTTGCCGGGACAGGGTGTTAGAGCTAATTTTGACCTGGCCATCAGTGAATTGCCAACCCAGCAGTTAGAGGCTTTTAACCTGGTGTATATGGAGAGGAAGAGGTACCAGGAAGCGGCAGAAAAGATGGGTATCAGCATCAATTCCGTGAAAACCCATTTGAGGATTGCAATACGTACACTACGACAAAAGCTGTTACATTTGAGATAACCAGTCACCCCTTTTGCAAAATAATTGTCTATAGTAATAGTGCTAATGAAATATAATAAAGAACATATTGAGCGATTGATGTTGGAAAAGCTGCTGGGGACAGCTTCTCCGATGGAAGTACAGTATTTGGAAGAGTTGATCGGAAAGGACGAAGAGATACGCCGGTTATGGGAGGATGTGCAAGCTAAGGTGCAGCCTTCACAGTTGCGTAAACTGGATGAAGATGTGGCTTGGGAAAAATGGAACAATCACTATGGCCGTTCCCGTCGCAGATTGCGATATTCTGCATTGATGGTTACGACCGTGCTTTCAGCAGCCGTCGCCCTTACTTTCTATTTTTTTCGTCCGCAGGAAGCCTTGAAGTCGCCTGAAGTCTCTGTAAGGGCAGACAACAGCGGGCAGGTGAGATTAGTATCAGGTAACGGTGACGTATTGGATCTTTCCGGACAGAATAGTCGCAAAGTAAGATTGGGGCAGCTGCAATTGGCTATAGGGGAGGGGAAGGTAAGTGTTACGCCCACCAGTGGGCAGCCTGAAGAGATGAGCACATTGTTTGTTCCACCAGGGCTCGACTATCGTATTCAATTGTCGGATAGTACGGAAGTATGGTTAAATGCCGCGTCATGCTTACGTTTTCCCGGGTATTTTGACAAATCTGTGAGAGAAGTTTATCTTCAGGGAGAGGCCTATTTTAAGGTATCAAAAGACGCCAGCCGCCCTTTTCTCGTACATACAGGCAGCGCTACCGTGAGGGTACTGGGCACAGAATTCAATGTGAATACATATGAGCATGGTGTCGTAAAAACGGCGTTGGTAGCAGGAAGTGTGGCTGTTGAGATGGGAAGCACTTCCCCAGTGATACTTAAACCGGGTTATTTAGGTATTGCTGCATCCGGGAAGCTTTCTGTAATGCCGTTCAATAGCCAGCATGAACTTTCGTGGATGGAAGGACGCTATTACTTTAAAAAGAAAAGCCTCAATGAGCTCGCCAGCGTAATATCCCGCTGGTATAATGTACAAGTATTGTTTGATAATCCTGATATAGCCAACATAGAAATTAGCGGTTTATTGCGGAAGAATCATCCGCTTACCGATTTCCTGGATGACTTGACTACAACTTCCGGGACACAGTATTATTTTTTGGATGACAAACTGCATCTGAAATAAAAAATATTCTATTCATCTTCACCCGTTTTTGTTTTTGCCCGTCTTCTTCATGAATGTAGGTCAAAGTATAAACCACAGTTATGAAACAAGATGTAAAAGTGCTTCACCTTTGCAGGAGGGGATTGTCTGCAACATGTTCAAAACAATTATTTCTTATCCTATGTAGCTTATTTTATTTTTCCAATGCCATAGCGCAGACCCCTGTTGTTACTATCAAAGGAGAAGGGATTCCGCTATCAAAGGTATTTGAAACGATTGAGCAACAAACGCGGCTTACTGTTTTTTACAGCCATAGCTTATTGAAGGATGATGAACGGGTAAGCCTGGATGTACGACAGGCCAGCATTTCGGAGGTGCTTAAACTGGTACTGAAAGGGAAGGGGATTACCTTTACCATCGGGAAGGACTTGATTTTGTTGAAAAAGCAGGGAGGAGAATTGGAAAAACAACCAGCGGGGGTGTCCGGAAGGGTGACAGATGAGAGTGATACTCCGTTACCCGGTGTAAGCGTAGCAATAAAGAATACCCGCAAAGGAATTGTTACGGATGCGGATGGTCGCTTTCAGTTACAGCCAGGAGTGAATGATACACTGGTATTTTCCTTTATGGGATATGTAACCCAGGAGATGCCAGTAAGAGGGGGAATAGCGATGCAAGTAGTATTGAAACAAGACGCGGCCAACCTCGGGGAAGTGGTGGTAGTAGGTATGAATAACAAACAAACAAAACGCTCCATTACCGGTGCAGTGTCTACTATCCAGACCAAAGAGCTGAGACAGAGCCCGGTTGCCAACCTTAGTAATGCGCTGGCGGGGCGTCTTCCAGGGCTGATCACCGTACAATCCACAGGTCAGCCAGGAGATGACGGCGCTGCTATGTACATTCGGGGGGTATCTACTTATGGTAATACTGCTCCGCTGGTGGTGATAGACGGTTTGCCCAGATCGCAGGCTAATTTCAGTCAGCTGGATGCTAATGAGATCGAATCTGTAAGTATATTGAAAGATGCGGCATCAACTTCTCTGTATGGTATACAGGGCGCCAACGGCGTAATAGTAGTCACCACCAAAAGAGGAGGTACGAATAAAAAACCACTTGTCAGTTTTACAGCACAACAAGCCTTTCAGCAACCGATCCGCTTGCCTCAACAGATGAACGCCTGGGAACAGGCAGTCTATTATAACGAGTATGATACGAATGATGGGCGTGCACCGCGTTTTAATGAGGCCGCCCTGGGTAAGATAAAAAATGGATCGGACCCTTCTTTATATCCCAATGTGAACTGGTATCATGAAATGCTCAAAGCTGTCTCTTCCCAGCGCCAGTATAACCTCAATGTATCAGGGAGCACCAATGTTGCCCGATATTTCATCTCCGGTAGCTTTATCCAACAGGGCGGCTTGCTGAAACATGAGGGGGATAATGACTATGATGTTCGCAATAAATTTGACCGCTATAATTTCCGTTCTAATATTGACTTGGACGTTACAAAACGATTGAAAGTACAGGTAGACCTGGCAGGGCGGCTGGAGAATAGAACGGGTCCTGGCCCTGGTTTTCAACAGATATTCAGCATGCTTACCGGCATTTCCCCCCTGGCGATGCCCATATTCAATCCTGATGGCAGCTTAGGCGCGGGTAGCGCCGCTGTAGTGCCCGGTGATAAGAACCCATATGGTTTGATTGCCCGAAGTGGCTATTATACCAATTATACGAACGTAATGTATGGAACCCTCTCTGCGCGGCATGACCTGGATTTTATCACAGAGGGGCTTAGCGCTCAGTTATTTTTCAGCTTTGAGAACACCAACACAAAAGAGACTAAAAGATCGCAGGATTTTGACTCTTACTGGTATCGGGGACCTGACGGAGAAGGGAATCCAATCTATCAGCAATATACCATCGGAAGCAGGTTAACTACAGGTGGGAGCAGCTCCATTGCCCGTTACAATTACCTGGATCTCCGCATTAACTACGCCCGGAACTGGAGGGGACATGCCCTTACAGCACAGGTGCTGGGGAACCGTACACTACGTATGGTGGATGATTTGCTGCCATTTGCCTACCAGGGTATCAGCAGCCGTATGACCTATAGTTTCAGGTCAAAATATTACTTGGAAGTGAACGCCGGATACAATGGCTCCGAGAACTTTCCCAAAGGTAGAAGATATGGGGTTTTCCCCGCTGCGTCGGCAGGATGGATACTAAGTGAGGAGCCATTCCTGCGCCATTCCCGTATTATTAATTTTCTGAAGTTGAGAGGCTCATATGGAGCTGTCGGTAACGACCAGATAAACGGAGGACGCTGGTTGTTCATTAGCGATTATGCACCAGGTGGTGGTTACTATTTCGGGGTATCACCAACAAGTGTTTCTGGGTATGATGAGAACCGCGTAGGGAACCAGTATGTTACCTGGGAACGGTCTGCTAAAATGAATGCCGGTCTGGAATTATACCTGTTTCCTAAAAAGGAAGTACAACTGATATTTGATGTGTTTAGGGAACTACGCTCCAATATATTGACGACACCGGGCACTGTACCAAACTATGTGGGGATCGGAGAGCTCTCTCCAAGGAATGTTGGGAAAATGTTGAATCGCGGGTTTGAGGTGGAGTTACGAGCGAACAAAACATTGGGACAGCTGAACCTTTTCGGTAACATACAGCTCACTTACGCCCGGAACAAAATATTGAGCAATGACCAGCCACCACCGGCTATGCCTTATCAAAGCCTTTTGGGGTACGAAGCAGGTTATGCATTAGGATATAAATTTCTCGGCTTTTTCACCGATGAGGCTGATATTGTTAAAAGCCCAAGACAAAGCTTTAGCAGCAATATTATCCCCGGTGATGTGAAATATAGCGATATAAATAATGATGGTATAATAGATGCGAGAGATCGTGTTCCCATCCAGGTACGGAATATTCCCAGATATGTAGGAGGTTTTTCTTTCGGTGGCGGCTATAAGGGATTTGATGTGAGTTTGCTCTTCAACGGTGCGCTTGGCGGTACCGCCAATATCCGGCTGTATCAACCGGGAAGCGCATTTCAACTGCAGCGCTGGACGCCTGAAAACAAAGAACATGCCAGGGTTCCCGTGGCACATCTCTCCAGCAATAATACTGACATACTCTCCGACCTGAACGTACAGAAAACGGATTATCTGAAGCTGCGCAATATGGAAATTGGTTATGAGATACCACAACGTATATTGAATCTTACAAAGCTGGAATATGCGCGCTTTTTTATCAATGGACAGAACCTGGCGTTATGGGACCGGCTTTGGTACAGAGACAGGGATCCGGAATCTCCTGGAGGTGACGTTGTGTACCCTGTTCAGCGGGTGATCAACATTGGGTTGAATGTTCGTTTCTAAACATCTAAAAATTGCCAGATGAAAAATAGATATCTGCTACTAGTTTATATTCTTACCATACTGTCGTGCAAGAAGGACTTCCTGGAACGAACGCCCAGCGATTTTATTAGTGAGGGGGAAGTATTTGGTAATCTTGAGAATGCGACCAACTTTCTGAATAACGCATATAATCAGTTACCTGATTACCTGACCATGAGCGGCACACCACCGAATGCATATAACTTGGGCGCCGGTACTGATGAATTGGCTTATATGCATACCTATCCACTCAGCGCCAGGGAGTTTAACACAGGTAGCTGGAATCCTGTTTCTTTTCCAATGCAATGGTTGTGGACTGACTACTATATGGCGATCAGGCGGATTAACATCTTCATTAAAAATTATGATTTGATACCGGAAGAGGTTAGCAGCGGGGGCTCTTCAAGAAAAAGGAGGCTGCTTGGAGAGGCTTACGGGCTGAGGGCATTCTATTATTTCCAGTTGTATAAAATGTGGGGAGCTGTGCCGCTGATAGATAAACCGCTCGATCCCAGTGGTAATGATAATATTATGTTGGAGAGAAGCAACATTGATGATGTAGTGGCATTTATAAAAAAAGATGTTGCCCAGGCTGTATCATTATTGCCACCCAGGTTGGATGATAGCCAATTTGGAAGGATGAATGCCACTGTTGCAAAGGCCCTGTTGTCGAGACTTACACTGTATTATGCCAGTCCTTTATCTAATCCTGGTAATAACCAGGAGCGCTGGCAGGAAGCAGTAACCGCCACGAAAGAAGCCATCGACATAGCCGTTCAGGCGGGACATAGTCTTTCCCTTGGTGATGTGGGGGGGAGAAAAGCTTATGAGCGGATCTTTCTGGAGCTGCGCAATCCGGAAGTAATCTGGACGAAAAATATCACTACCCAAACTGGCACTTATGTGAATGGCCCGGAAGCCTGGGATTTTTTCTCCTCATCCCTTGGATATGCTGGTTGGTACGGATTTGGACCATTGCAGGAAATGGTGGATTCATATGAAATGATCAATGGTGAAATACCTGTGCTGGGCTATACTTCTAATGGGGCGCCTATTGTAAATCCTGTTGCTGCTTATGATCCACAGCATCCTTTCGTTAACAGAGATCCGAGGTTTTACCAGTGCATATTATATC contains the following coding sequences:
- a CDS encoding RNA polymerase sigma factor; this encodes MPQEDTVLLEMLQYGNAKSAYEQIFKKYYKLLCAKACYMLGNMAEAEDLVQELLGNIWEKQLYHNINISLSAYLYRAVKNRCLDFIEKKKNQHKQMNEYRVELEPELIQAALLPTIGEELPGQGVRANFDLAISELPTQQLEAFNLVYMERKRYQEAAEKMGISINSVKTHLRIAIRTLRQKLLHLR
- a CDS encoding TonB-dependent receptor; the protein is MKQDVKVLHLCRRGLSATCSKQLFLILCSLFYFSNAIAQTPVVTIKGEGIPLSKVFETIEQQTRLTVFYSHSLLKDDERVSLDVRQASISEVLKLVLKGKGITFTIGKDLILLKKQGGELEKQPAGVSGRVTDESDTPLPGVSVAIKNTRKGIVTDADGRFQLQPGVNDTLVFSFMGYVTQEMPVRGGIAMQVVLKQDAANLGEVVVVGMNNKQTKRSITGAVSTIQTKELRQSPVANLSNALAGRLPGLITVQSTGQPGDDGAAMYIRGVSTYGNTAPLVVIDGLPRSQANFSQLDANEIESVSILKDAASTSLYGIQGANGVIVVTTKRGGTNKKPLVSFTAQQAFQQPIRLPQQMNAWEQAVYYNEYDTNDGRAPRFNEAALGKIKNGSDPSLYPNVNWYHEMLKAVSSQRQYNLNVSGSTNVARYFISGSFIQQGGLLKHEGDNDYDVRNKFDRYNFRSNIDLDVTKRLKVQVDLAGRLENRTGPGPGFQQIFSMLTGISPLAMPIFNPDGSLGAGSAAVVPGDKNPYGLIARSGYYTNYTNVMYGTLSARHDLDFITEGLSAQLFFSFENTNTKETKRSQDFDSYWYRGPDGEGNPIYQQYTIGSRLTTGGSSSIARYNYLDLRINYARNWRGHALTAQVLGNRTLRMVDDLLPFAYQGISSRMTYSFRSKYYLEVNAGYNGSENFPKGRRYGVFPAASAGWILSEEPFLRHSRIINFLKLRGSYGAVGNDQINGGRWLFISDYAPGGGYYFGVSPTSVSGYDENRVGNQYVTWERSAKMNAGLELYLFPKKEVQLIFDVFRELRSNILTTPGTVPNYVGIGELSPRNVGKMLNRGFEVELRANKTLGQLNLFGNIQLTYARNKILSNDQPPPAMPYQSLLGYEAGYALGYKFLGFFTDEADIVKSPRQSFSSNIIPGDVKYSDINNDGIIDARDRVPIQVRNIPRYVGGFSFGGGYKGFDVSLLFNGALGGTANIRLYQPGSAFQLQRWTPENKEHARVPVAHLSSNNTDILSDLNVQKTDYLKLRNMEIGYEIPQRILNLTKLEYARFFINGQNLALWDRLWYRDRDPESPGGDVVYPVQRVINIGLNVRF
- a CDS encoding FecR domain-containing protein, producing the protein MKYNKEHIERLMLEKLLGTASPMEVQYLEELIGKDEEIRRLWEDVQAKVQPSQLRKLDEDVAWEKWNNHYGRSRRRLRYSALMVTTVLSAAVALTFYFFRPQEALKSPEVSVRADNSGQVRLVSGNGDVLDLSGQNSRKVRLGQLQLAIGEGKVSVTPTSGQPEEMSTLFVPPGLDYRIQLSDSTEVWLNAASCLRFPGYFDKSVREVYLQGEAYFKVSKDASRPFLVHTGSATVRVLGTEFNVNTYEHGVVKTALVAGSVAVEMGSTSPVILKPGYLGIAASGKLSVMPFNSQHELSWMEGRYYFKKKSLNELASVISRWYNVQVLFDNPDIANIEISGLLRKNHPLTDFLDDLTTTSGTQYYFLDDKLHLK
- a CDS encoding right-handed parallel beta-helix repeat-containing protein, with translation MQKGTVNILLLTLLMAACGKGGNGIPATANKPKTNTWYVSPEGSDAAAGTLKAPFRGINTALGKAMPGDTVMVRKGTYQEKVVFPRSGRLDKYITLKAYTGERPVIDGTDMAITGKEGLVTIKNASYIILEGFEMCNFKSNVPRVDVNGILANTGSGNLIIRKNKIHHIEHNVAPEAGRSGHAIEILGNTDVPMKDILIEENEIHDCNTGYSENLTINGYVDGFIIRKNKIYNAENIAIDAAGGYAANAIPANNYARNGVISENEIFNIDMTTGPIGAIHGHGAIGIYIDGARNIIVERNKIYDSDRGIGIVSENDAYPTSNCIVRNNLVYNNWRTGIYLGGYLGYTSGGTRNCYVVNNTLYFNNKTTGAYGEIEGELRMTEQCFDNVIRNNIVYGRPADIFMHKYTNSGSGNVIDDNLYFTTGTPQWIWNSTNGTPVTDLAVWRATSGNDTRSANGTDPLFTDPGTFNFRLQAASPAKHTGGVISAAINGEVDIAGNPRIVNNKISKGAYQ
- a CDS encoding RagB/SusD family nutrient uptake outer membrane protein, which encodes MKNRYLLLVYILTILSCKKDFLERTPSDFISEGEVFGNLENATNFLNNAYNQLPDYLTMSGTPPNAYNLGAGTDELAYMHTYPLSAREFNTGSWNPVSFPMQWLWTDYYMAIRRINIFIKNYDLIPEEVSSGGSSRKRRLLGEAYGLRAFYYFQLYKMWGAVPLIDKPLDPSGNDNIMLERSNIDDVVAFIKKDVAQAVSLLPPRLDDSQFGRMNATVAKALLSRLTLYYASPLSNPGNNQERWQEAVTATKEAIDIAVQAGHSLSLGDVGGRKAYERIFLELRNPEVIWTKNITTQTGTYVNGPEAWDFFSSSLGYAGWYGFGPLQEMVDSYEMINGEIPVLGYTSNGAPIVNPVAAYDPQHPFVNRDPRFYQCILYHGAMWQGRAVNVAPGGLDNNTSDRGRINYFCRKYVDEGHNLFSNSGTSYRRYAIFRLGELYLNYAEALNEVSGHSNEVYDMLNMIRDRAGMPPLPAGLSQGQLRERIRHERKIELAFESHRFWDVRRWKIAEQVDKGPVHGIAVSAAGAFSYPVFEIRIFDKNKHYLFPVPQLELDKNHLLIQNSGW
- a CDS encoding glycoside hydrolase family 97 protein: MNLKKWTLGIVATAVSMMATAQEYMLQSPDGKTTVRILVKDSIQYSVLRDGKVLLQPATISLSTSFFKSGVWKPSGSKKTAVQQVLQPVVPQKSSHIVDHYAQLQIGFKNQVDLQWRAYNNGVAWRWVIRHKGEYEVISEKAGFALQPKDTAWYPVEDGFYSHNERLYRRLTVDELRDKNKLGSLPALFSAGDKKLLITESGLLNYAGMWLEGTGTGNVAAVFPHYPSKLEITSDRDEVVRSREPYIARENGAAQLPWRIVMIAAEDKELLTNQLAYQLAVPSTGDYSWVKPGKASWDWWNANNVYGVDFRAGINTATYKYYVDFAAKYGLEYIILDEGWSDTRNLLKTIPDIDMEALSAYAASKNVGIILWTSWVVLDQQLDAALDLFAKWGIKGIKVDFMQRDDQVMVNYYERVAKAAAARKILVDFHGAYKPAGLQRTYPNVLSFEGVYGMEQNKVDQTKSIAPPHNVTFPFIRMAAGPVDFTPGAMLNAQPGDWAPHWSSPMSIGTRCHQLAMFVIYESPLQMLADNPVHYYKEPECMEFLQHVPAVWDTTIALQAQLGEYILTARKALNGDWYVGGMTGTAARTLTLDCSFLGEGAYELHIWKDGINADRNAQDFKVEQLTINKNSKIPVAMTTGGGWAARIIKR